The genomic stretch GGATGGCGCGGGCGACGTCCCGCACGTTGGTCGGGGAAAACAACTGGTTGGCAATGCACATGATCGGCTTGCCCTGGAGATGCCACTGGTACCACTCGGTGAACATCTGGTACTCGGCGGGATCATCGCCGATCACCTTGTCCAGGCGGTAGTGGAGCGTTTCGGGACGATGGGCGGCGCAGTATTCCTCGACCTCCGCCTTGTGGCGTCCGTACTCGTTGATCGGGGCGTGGGGCTCGTCGTCCGCGTAATAGCCCGAGACGCCGTCATAGGCGAATCCCGAGGTCATGCAGATCGGCCGGGCGCCCATCGCGAAGGCGTCCTCGATCAGCCGGATGGTGCCGATCACGTTGATCTGGTAGCTCAACTCCCGATCGAGGAAGCAGCGGTCCGGCTGCGCCATGGCCGCGCAATTGACCACGTGCGTAGGCCGGCCGGCGCCGCCCATGATCTCGTCCACCCGGTCCGACAGGCGGTCCCGGACGATGTCGAAACCCTGCAGGCCGTCGTCCCGCCCGCGCATGCGCGTGCCGACGACCTTCCAGCCCAGGCCCCGCAGGTGGCGCAGGGCGTGCCCGCCGACGAATCCCGAGGCCCCGACGACCAGCACAACTGGATGCGATGCGCCCATGGTTCAGATTTTCAGCGCGTGCCGGCTCGACGGATTGATGGACGAGAAGGTCCCGCCGCGCTCCGTAAACGCCCGGTTCCGGGCGATGACCTTGTCCTCCGCCTCCGGGCTCAAGCTCATGAGGCACAATTTCACGTCCTCCGAAAGCAGCGCCTCCGAGCCCCGGATCGGCAGCCGCGACCCCGGCATGAAAAGCCCTTTCTTCTTCGGATGATCGTCCACGACAAAATCAATGACATCCGCGAGGTCCAGGATGTTGATGTACGTGCACGCGAGGTGCCCGGCCCCGAACAGGGCGATCTTCCCGCCGCCCGCACGATACCGGCCGAAAAGCTCGCGAATCTTCCGCTTCTGCCCGTTCAGCCCGTCGACGAACCGGCGGGCCTTCGCCCGCTCCTGCTCCAGCGTGGCGGGGTCCGGAAACGCGTCCTCGCCCCCGGGGCGTTCGTCCACCTGGACGACGGCGACCAGCGAGTTCTCGAACGGGTACGGGAAGCATTCGTAGTGCACCAGCTTGAAGCCCGCGATGGCCAGGTTGCGCTTGAAGGTCTCGGGCGTGAAGTAGACGATATGCTCCTCCCAGAGGATGGCCGCGTCGACGTTGTCGAGGGCGCGGGTGCAGTCCGGTACCTCGACCACGACGAACCCGCCGGGGTAAAGAAGGCACTTCAGGCCGGCCAGGAAATCGCGCATGCGGTGCGAGTGCTCGAGGACCTGGCGCCCGATCACCATGTCCGAGCGGCCGCGGCCGTGGGTGATGTGGATCGCACCGGCCGGCGAAATGCGGCCCTGGAGCAGTTCCACGCTGGCCCCCGTGCTCTCCATGGCCAGGTCGCGGTGGGCGTCGAGCCGCCACGTGTAGCGGTGCCCGCGCTCGCGCAGCCGCCGGAGGAGCGAGTCGTCCTTGTAACTCACCCCCGCGATCACGCCCCGCTTGAGCAGCCCCGGGAGCCCGGACAGGATGTCCGCCAGGCGGTCCAGGTGGCCCTCGGGTTCGTTGTACACGATCCAGTCATACGGCGGCACGATCTCCTCGGCCGGCACAGGGTTCAGCAACTGGAGCAGGCCGCACGCGCCGCATTGCCCGAGGACCATGGGATGCTTGAATTCCCCGCCGTCGGGGCTGGCCAGGTAGCGGTTGCAGATCGGTTGCGGGCCGAAATCCGCGAGTTCCCGCACGGCGGGGCGCGCGCACAGGCAGCACTCGGTTGCTTGGATGTCGCCTTGGGCCATGCTTGGATTCCCACTTCGTGACGGGCGCGGATAGTACACGGGCCCCGCGGGTTTGTCCACCTTGTGCGCGCGGCGAGAGGCTGCTACAGTCTGTCCGTCCGCCGGGGCGGGACGGCGGGAAACAGGATGAAAGGATTGTTGATTTCAGCGTTCGTGCTGGCCGGGTACGTGGTCTCGGTATGGATCACCGCGCACCTCGTCCGCGTGGAGCGCTACTCCAAGCTCTTCTTTTCCCTGTTCGCCGCCTGGACGCCGCTCTACTTCCTCGCCTACTTCGCCACGCCGGACCACGTCTGGGTCCTGCCCGAGTCCTGGAGCCGGGTCCCCTGGAAGCTGGACGCGGCCTTCGGGTTCGTGGTGTTCGGGTTGAACATGCATAACGTTATGGACTTCTTCTTCGGGGTCAACGGCGGGTTCTCCACCTGCCTGCTGCTCGAGATCCTCCGCTCCGGGAAAAAGGGGCTTTCCACGGAAGAGATCATCGCCAAGTTCCAAACGCCCGACGGGGCGGACAAGATCTACGCCTGGCGCCTGCCGCGCCTCGCGGAAACCGGGTACATCGCCGTGGACCCGGCCTCCGGCGACTGCCGCCTGACGCCCAAGGGCGTCTGGGCGGCGCGGATCGCGTGGGTCGGCAAGAAAATCCTCAACCTCGGGATGGGCGGCTGATGTTCACCCGCGGCCTGCTGACGGCTATCGTGGTTTCGCTGGCCTGGATGGTCCTCCACCTGGCGGCCATGCACGTACGCCCGGCGCGCAACCGGTTCTACGCGATGCTGGCCGCCTGGCTCGCGAGCCTCCCCTTCGTGTTCGCCGTCTACCGCTGGCTCCCCTTGCCCGCGGACGCGCTGTCCGTCGGCGACGGCTGGTTCGGCCTCGGTTTGTTTCACGCCTACCTGCTCCACCTGCTCCTGTTCTTCCTGTTCGTCGAGTTCTTCTACCACGTGGAGCGCTCGGTGACGCTGCGGTTTCTCGTGATGATGCTGAAGGCGCCCCGGCACACCGCGCATCCCGCCGACGTGCAGCAGGATTACTCGCTGGACGACATGATCACCCGCCGCCTCGCGGATCTCGAACAGAACCGGTTCATCGAGAAGCGCGAGGGCCGCTGGCACGACCGGGCGCGGGGCGCGATCATCGCGGTCATCATGGGAGCCTCCTCGTGGCTGTTCCGATCCAAGACCCAGAGCGAGCGCCTATGAATCCGCCGGGCCGCGGGGCCGGGTTCAGGGTTCCCGATCCCGAAAGTACAAATAGCACAGCTCGTCCGTCCCGCGGACCGTGTCGTCCACCTTGAAGACGGGCCGGTATCCGGGGGGGACGTTTTTCAGCGGCTTGTCGGTCAGCAACAGCAGGGGGTGGCCGGCGGGGACTTGCTGCTCCAGCAGGCCG from Kiritimatiellia bacterium encodes the following:
- a CDS encoding sugar nucleotide-binding protein, whose product is MGASHPVVLVVGASGFVGGHALRHLRGLGWKVVGTRMRGRDDGLQGFDIVRDRLSDRVDEIMGGAGRPTHVVNCAAMAQPDRCFLDRELSYQINVIGTIRLIEDAFAMGARPICMTSGFAYDGVSGYYADDEPHAPINEYGRHKAEVEEYCAAHRPETLHYRLDKVIGDDPAEYQMFTEWYQWHLQGKPIMCIANQLFSPTNVRDVARAIQAGCELGLTGVYNIANPEYFTREELARQFFRMLGQRARIVCKTQEELKFIDLRPEKTYLDSTRFQKAANFRFTSVRESILAFMQRLPPVS
- a CDS encoding methyltransferase domain-containing protein; its protein translation is MAQGDIQATECCLCARPAVRELADFGPQPICNRYLASPDGGEFKHPMVLGQCGACGLLQLLNPVPAEEIVPPYDWIVYNEPEGHLDRLADILSGLPGLLKRGVIAGVSYKDDSLLRRLRERGHRYTWRLDAHRDLAMESTGASVELLQGRISPAGAIHITHGRGRSDMVIGRQVLEHSHRMRDFLAGLKCLLYPGGFVVVEVPDCTRALDNVDAAILWEEHIVYFTPETFKRNLAIAGFKLVHYECFPYPFENSLVAVVQVDERPGGEDAFPDPATLEQERAKARRFVDGLNGQKRKIRELFGRYRAGGGKIALFGAGHLACTYINILDLADVIDFVVDDHPKKKGLFMPGSRLPIRGSEALLSEDVKLCLMSLSPEAEDKVIARNRAFTERGGTFSSINPSSRHALKI